Within Fusarium fujikuroi IMI 58289 draft genome, chromosome FFUJ_chr08, the genomic segment AGTCGCTTGCTtatcctcatcgtcagaaaTGGCACTTACTGGGGAGGAGTTGAAACTGTCTTCTCATTCCCATTCTCATCGGTCTGCTTGACGACTTTGAACAAACCATCATAATGGAACGGCATAGGCTCTGCCGAGAGCACATTGTTCAGGCCTCGAGCATCCTGACCTCGATCCTTGACTTCAAGCAAAAGCCCAAACTTCCAGGGTAGCGGGGTTCCAAAACGGTGGCTGAAGTCAATGAAGCGGTCGCGAttgggcttcttgacaaAACCCTTGAGGACAACAGGTGAGTTGATCTCTGACAAGGCGCGAACTTTCTTCGTGTCGATATCGTCGAGCGCCAGGGAGCCAGCTCCATTGGCAGGACGAATGATCAGACCAGCGGGATACATAGGATCGACCACGATGCCGCCCTTGTCCTCGGCCCATGACAGCAATGGTGACTTCTCTCGGTAATGCGAAGGCCGTCCGTTGTCGTAGACTAGTTCGAGACTTGCGTCCTTGTCGAACTCAGATCGCATGCCGGTTCTGATAGTACCGTCCAGTCTGTAAGCCACGCTGCAATGCCAGGGCGTGGTGTACAGTTGCTCGGTTGGCAATAGGCTGATAGAAAGCTTGACAGCGCCGGTGGAGGGGTGGATTGATAGGCGAACATGATCAGAGTACTTTTGTCGAACAGCATTTGCGAAGGCCTGCAACGTCAGTACTGAGCACACAATTTACCTTGAATCAGGACGGTTTTCCACTTACATCTCCGCGAGCCATCATCTGCTTCGCGATATACTCAATGCCTCTCTTGTACTTTGACTTGCTGCGATTCTCATCAACTGGGTAAACCGTTTCCAAGTCTGTCTGAAGAAACTTGATATATCCGCGATAAGTCATGCACTGATCGTCTGATTGGCGTACGTCATCCCAACTCCATCCGGGCTTGCTGAAGGTGTTGAGAAGTGCGCGTCGAAAGTTTGATGCGTTGCCAACATAGGTCATCTCCTCAAGGTCCTTCGGTAGATCGATCTCAACAAGATCGCGAAGACGCGCGAAGGAGATATTGTGGAATTCTTTCTCTGCTGCCATGGAGCGGAGAGTCTCGCCGTAGGCCCAGACATCTCTATCTGGGACACCAAGAAGGTCTACTATGTTTAGCTCGGGTTTTGCACATGAGAGAGCTCTTCTCACCATTATATACTAATCCATCAGAAATGATAGTAAGTCTAGCCCCTGGCGCATATACATCGCCAATAGCGCTGCAGAGTCCGTTCAGATGAGCAAGGGCAATTTCTTCACCCTTATCAGGAAGTTTTCCCAATGTCTTCGATGTTGAATTTGGCGACTTGAAAGGGAAAGCCGGTAGGCACATAGGGACCGGTTTGCCGGCCTTTACATGTGTGTAGATGAGGGCGATGAATTTGAGAGTTGACTCATCGGAATGTGAGTAGAGGTTGTCGTCTTGTTTCATGCGATATCTCCCGATGATATCGAGAATTTTGCTTGATGTCTCAAGAGCCGCCCTATCGACACCAGTAGTCAATGGTTCAGCAGAGACATTGTGAACAGCAGTCCCAAAAGGGAAAGGGATCACGGGACGAAGACTGGATACAGCCATTGCAGAATGAAAGAGTAGTGATCGCTGGTGAGTGTTTGTTTGTATGAAACGAGAGTGGCTGTTGaacttgatgagatgaatgaTATGTCAGGGAGATAAGAGGATATAAATCTTGCAGTCTACTATCTGCTATCAACATGTGAACTACAAGTTACATACATGCTCCAGCTCATAGTCCCATTTTCGGTTTACTAAGACAATTTGCGAAAAACACCGAGTCGTCTCAGCAGTGGGCCATCGTACAACCGCCCAATTGCGTGGCAAAACAATTACCCTCGTCACACATCGCCTAATCCGAGGACCAGGCATGACACAAAATGGCTTCATGAGGAAGCTCATAAAATTATCCAACCCTCCCCTGTCAGCTTGCACGGATGTGAAATCCTAGAGTAGAAGGTATCAATCTGGAAGCCAAGCCACACCTTTCGTCATTGTAGTCCCTTATGGAAGAAATGCTAGTCGGGGCTGGGGCTAAAAGCTTGGATTTTCGCATGGGGGGAGACGGTCCGTGGTGATGATCGGCATCCCGCGCGGCTATCCCGTTCGGCTATATCCCACCCGGCCAAGATTAGAGTTCCCCGTCGTTGAATAATTCTTCGGGCCTTTGGGATGGTGTAACAAACTAGGATATGGTTATTCAGATGAGACATTTCGATTTTTTATATCCTTGAATTGATGAGGTGGTTTGACGATGCCGAGATAGGTAGGTCGATGGAGAGCTTGGGTAGAAGTCGAGTTGGTGATTTATCTAGGCCTTTCCCGCCAATTACATagagctttaatattaagaacTCCAAAGTTAAACATTCAATTCAAAGTGACTTACAGATACTCAAAATCATGGAGCAAGTTGATGTTACTATCGTTGGTGGCGGTCCTACTGGACTCTTTGTTGCTCTTCTCCTACAACCATTGGGTATCTCCGTTCGTGTCCTAGGTAAGATgcaccagagccagagttGTGAGAAGCAATTCTAACGAGTTTACAGATGAGAAGCCCTGTAGTTTAGAGCTTGGTCGTGCTGATGCACTCAATGCTCGTACTCAGCAGTACTTTGAGGTGGCTGGCATCCTCGATGAGCTTTTGCCTGATGGTCTCAAATGCAACAGTAAGCAGACCTAAACCCACCAAAGACATGGTCTAATGGCAGTAGCGAGCTCTACCTTCAAAGCGGGCGATTTCAAATCCCGTCAAAACGCTTGGTGGGTTGGTATCGAACATGCCTTCCACAAGAACTTTCTCATGATCGGACAACTTGTCGTCGAACAGGTGATGCGCGCTCGTCTGGGAGATGCAGTTAGCTACAACGAGCACGTTATCAGCAtcactgaagatgaagacgctGTCACCGTCATGAGTAGTTCGGGGCGAAAGGTTCGCAGCAAATATGCTGTTGGTGCTGACGGTGCACGATCCTTCGTCAGAAACACGCTGGGTATTACTTTCACTGGTACCAAACCTGAGATGACCTGGGCTGTTCTTGATACCTTTTTGGATACTGATTTTCCTGTTTGTCCTGAGATTATTACgtttgagcttgatgggGAGTCTCGAGTTGCGTGGATTCCAAGAGAGCGAGGAATGTCTCGCTTTTATGTTCTTCTAAAGGGCGAGATTACGCAACAGCTGGCTGAAGAGTCTATCAAAGAACATCTTGCTCCTTATCGAGTAGAGTTTACAAAGACTGAATGGTTCAGCACATTCCATGGTATTTCTCGCATTAAAGAGCTACAGTTTCGTTACTAACAATACTCCAGTTAAGGAACGACTCGCTGGAACATTCATCTCCAAGGAAGGCCACGGAAGAATCATCTTGGCCGGAGACGCTGCTCACGTTCATTCAGTCAACGGCGGACAAGGCTTAAACACGGGTGTCTCCGATGCCTTCGCCCTAGCTTGGCGTCTATCAGCTCTCGCTCGCCCATCCAACCTTACCACCAAAGCAAGAGACGACATCCTACGTAGCTACGACATCGAGCGTAGATCCACAGCCGCTCAAGTCATCGGAGTAGCTGCAGCACTAGTCAGGGACACCATCCATACAGCCAAGAAATACGTCTCCACAATCGAACGAAATGCCGGCTTCATCACAGGTACGTCCACCATCACAGTTACATATCACCAACTAACGCAGCAAGGCATGGGTGTCAACTACAGCGAGTTCGCCACTCCGCTCATCCAGGGTACGGAACTTGGTATCTGGAAACCTGGATATCGCTGTCCCGATGTGGCAATGACTGGATCTTCCGGTAAAACCTCGCGACTCTACGAAAATGTCTCTTATGGGGACTTCATCGTCCTGGCTATCGGAAGACGACTTGCGGCGATTTCCGCCTCGGCTCCCGTTTATACTATCCTGCCCAATGGGTCGACTGATGGGATCGTCGAATGTCACCAAAACAGGGATGGCGACAAGGACTTCACTGCTGATTGGTGCAAGAACGAGGACTCGGCTATTGTGATTGTTCGGCCGGATATGTATGTCGGATATGTTGGCACTTTCGAGGACGAGGCTTGGAAAGAATACTTGGATTCTTACTTTGTAAAGTCTCGATAGGATGTAGGGTAGATCTTGGGTGTAAATTATGTGTTTTCATAGTTCGATATACTAGACTTTCCATTACATCACGCTCAATCCTGCTTGTAATTCGTGACTTTGGTGaaattttctttttcattgACTCTCTTGTCGTTATCCTGATTCTGACTTGAACAGCATTTCGACTTTTGTCCT encodes:
- a CDS encoding related to phenol 2-monooxygenase; the protein is MEQVDVTIVGGGPTGLFVALLLQPLGISVRVLDEKPCSLELGRADALNARTQQYFEVAGILDELLPDGLKCNTSSTFKAGDFKSRQNAWWVGIEHAFHKNFLMIGQLVVEQVMRARLGDAVSYNEHVISITEDEDAVTVMSSSGRKVRSKYAVGADGARSFVRNTLGITFTGTKPEMTWAVLDTFLDTDFPVCPEIITFELDGESRVAWIPRERGMSRFYVLLKGEITQQLAEESIKEHLAPYRVEFTKTEWFSTFHVKERLAGTFISKEGHGRIILAGDAAHVHSVNGGQGLNTGVSDAFALAWRLSALARPSNLTTKARDDILRSYDIERRSTAAQVIGVAAALVRDTIHTAKKYVSTIERNAGFITGMGVNYSEFATPLIQGTELGIWKPGYRCPDVAMTGSSGKTSRLYENVSYGDFIVLAIGRRLAAISASAPVYTILPNGSTDGIVECHQNRDGDKDFTADWCKNEDSAIVIVRPDMYVGYVGTFEDEAWKEYLDSYFVKSR
- a CDS encoding related to taurine catabolism dioxygenase — its product is MAVSSLRPVIPFPFGTAVHNVSAEPLTTGVDRAALETSSKILDIIGRYRMKQDDNLYSHSDESTLKFIALIYTHVKAGKPVPMCLPAFPFKSPNSTSKTLGKLPDKGEEIALAHLNGLCSAIGDVYAPGARLTIISDGLVYNDLLGVPDRDVWAYGETLRSMAAEKEFHNISFARLRDLVEIDLPKDLEEMTYVGNASNFRRALLNTFSKPGWSWDDVRQSDDQCMTYRGYIKFLQTDLETVYPVDENRSKSKYKRGIEYIAKQMMARGDAFANAVRQKYSDHVRLSIHPSTGAVKLSISLLPTEQLYTTPWHCSVAYRLDGTIRTGMRSEFDKDASLELVYDNGRPSHYREKSPLLSWAEDKGGIVVDPMYPAGLIIRPANGAGSLALDDIDTKKVRALSEINSPVVLKGFVKKPNRDRFIDFSHRFGTPLPWKFGLLLEVKDRGQDARGLNNVLSAEPMPFHYDGLFKVVKQTDENGNEKTVSTPPQFQLFQGATSSPRDTGFTLFSSSTLFFKYLPSWLKKDISQLTWSVSTSAFDNTVLRGLPLAIDHPTTGKPCLRYHEPWPQSKTRFDASDVTIDGLEATESAAVCETIDSVLYDRRVALYYAWDKGDILVSDNILMMHTRSDFTAGVDRELWRIHFD